The following are encoded in a window of Mycobacterium sp. ELW1 genomic DNA:
- the mftD gene encoding pre-mycofactocin synthase MftD (MftD, an enzyme found in the mycofactocin biosynthesis locus, performs an oxidative deamination of 3-amino-5-[(p-hydroxyphenyl)methyl]-4,4-dimethyl-2-pyrrolidinone (AHDP). The resulting compound, now called pre-mycofactocin (PMFT), is a biologically active redox cofactor that can oxidize the non-exchangeable NADH of TIGR03971 family SDR-type oxidoreductases.), whose protein sequence is MARDTWFETVAIAQQRAKKRLPKSAYGALIGGSEKGLTVNGNNEAFNELGFAPHVIGALEKRDMATTVMGQEVSVPVLISPTGVQAVHPDGEVAVARAAAARGTAMGLSSFASKPIEEVVAANPKTFFQIYWLGDRDAIAARAERARAAGAVGLIVTTDWSFSHGRDWGSPKIPEKMDLKTMIKMSPEVLTKPSWFYQWAKTLRPPALSVPNQAGRGEAGPAFFDAYGQWMGTPPPTWDDIAWLRELWGGPFMLKGVMRIDDAKRAVDAGVSAISVSNHGGNNLDGTPASIRALPAIAEAVGDQVEVLLDGGVRRGSDVVKALALGARAVMIGRAYLWGLAANGQAGVENVLDILTGGIDSALRGLGKASVHDLTAEDILVPDGFVRALGVPGGGTH, encoded by the coding sequence ATGGCACGCGACACCTGGTTCGAAACCGTCGCCATCGCGCAGCAGCGCGCCAAGAAGCGCCTCCCCAAGTCTGCGTACGGCGCACTCATCGGTGGCAGTGAGAAGGGCCTCACGGTCAACGGCAACAACGAAGCCTTCAATGAGCTGGGCTTCGCCCCGCACGTCATCGGCGCGCTCGAAAAGCGCGACATGGCAACCACGGTGATGGGCCAAGAGGTTTCGGTGCCCGTGCTGATCTCACCGACCGGGGTGCAGGCCGTGCACCCTGACGGCGAGGTGGCCGTCGCCCGCGCCGCCGCGGCCCGCGGCACCGCGATGGGGTTGTCGTCGTTTGCCAGCAAGCCCATCGAAGAGGTCGTCGCGGCCAACCCGAAGACGTTCTTTCAGATCTACTGGCTGGGCGACCGGGACGCCATCGCCGCCCGCGCCGAGCGGGCCCGCGCCGCCGGGGCCGTCGGGCTCATCGTGACCACCGACTGGAGCTTCAGCCACGGGCGGGACTGGGGCAGCCCCAAGATCCCGGAAAAAATGGACCTCAAGACCATGATCAAGATGAGTCCCGAGGTTCTGACCAAGCCGAGCTGGTTCTACCAGTGGGCCAAGACCCTGCGCCCGCCGGCCCTGTCGGTGCCGAACCAGGCCGGCAGAGGCGAGGCCGGCCCGGCGTTCTTCGACGCCTACGGCCAGTGGATGGGCACGCCCCCGCCCACCTGGGACGACATCGCCTGGCTGCGCGAGCTGTGGGGCGGACCGTTCATGCTCAAGGGTGTCATGCGGATCGATGACGCCAAACGCGCTGTGGACGCTGGCGTTTCGGCGATCTCGGTGTCCAACCACGGTGGCAACAACCTGGACGGCACCCCGGCGTCGATCCGCGCGCTGCCTGCCATCGCGGAGGCGGTGGGCGACCAGGTCGAGGTGCTGCTGGACGGCGGTGTCCGCCGGGGCAGCGACGTCGTCAAGGCCTTGGCGCTGGGCGCCCGTGCGGTCATGATCGGCCGTGCCTACCTGTGGGGTTTGGCCGCCAACGGTCAGGCGGGTGTGGAGAACGTCCTCGACATCCTGACCGGTGGCATCGACTCGGCCCTGCGGGGGCTGGGCAAGGCGTCGGTTCACGACCTGACAGCCGAGGACATCTTGGTGCCGGACGGCTTCGTCCGGGCGCTGGGAGTGCCCGGCGGCGGGACGCACTGA
- the mftE gene encoding mycofactocin biosynthesis peptidyl-dipeptidase MftE has product MNSAYHRRVAFRSELGNSTSSQLRDTSPTILIPVGSTEQHGPHLPLDTDTRIATAVARAATDDLNGSGHDQFLLAPAIAYGASGEHEGFAGTVSIGTAALTTVLVEYGRSACGWARRVVFVNGHGGNLEAMRSAVRLLRTEGRDAAWCPCIAEGGDAHAGHTETSVLLHISPADVRTDAWCSGNRAPLATLLPQMRLGGVAAVSEVGVLGDPTTATPVEGERIFAQMVADCSRRVGRWRPAGDGLLI; this is encoded by the coding sequence GTGAATTCGGCCTACCATCGGCGCGTGGCTTTCCGGAGCGAGCTGGGCAACTCGACATCGAGTCAGCTTCGCGATACCTCGCCCACGATCTTGATCCCGGTCGGTTCGACCGAGCAGCATGGCCCGCACCTGCCGCTGGACACCGACACCCGCATCGCCACCGCGGTCGCCCGGGCCGCCACCGACGACCTCAACGGCTCCGGTCATGATCAGTTTCTGCTCGCGCCCGCGATCGCCTACGGCGCGTCCGGCGAGCATGAGGGCTTTGCCGGGACCGTGTCGATCGGCACCGCGGCGCTGACGACTGTGCTGGTCGAGTACGGTCGTTCGGCGTGTGGCTGGGCGCGACGGGTGGTCTTCGTCAACGGTCACGGTGGCAACCTGGAAGCCATGCGCTCCGCGGTGCGCCTGCTGCGCACCGAGGGCCGCGACGCCGCCTGGTGCCCGTGCATCGCCGAGGGCGGCGATGCCCACGCCGGTCATACGGAAACGTCTGTATTGCTACATATTTCGCCGGCGGACGTCCGCACCGATGCCTGGTGTAGCGGTAACAGGGCACCACTGGCTACCCTTTTGCCGCAGATGCGTCTCGGGGGGGTGGCCGCGGTGAGTGAGGTGGGCGTGCTGGGTGACCCGACGACGGCGACTCCGGTCGAGGGTGAGCGCATCTTCGCGCAGATGGTCGCCGATTGTTCACGACGTGTCGGCCGGTGGCGCCCGGCCGGCGACGGGCTGCTGATATGA
- the mftF gene encoding mycofactocin biosynthesis glycosyltransferase MftF (Members of this protein family, MftF, are glycosyltransferases, members of PF00535 (glycosyl transferase family 2). The encoding gene is found as part of the mycofactocin cassette, in Mycobacterium tuberculosis, many other Actinobacteria, and occasional members of other lineages. Mycofactocin itself, a putative redox carrier, is a heavily modified derivative of the C-terminal Val-Tyr dipeptide of the mycofactocin precursor MftA (TIGR03969).), producing the protein MTQPRLPDGFAVQVDRRVRTLAEGSALLGGSPTRLLRLAPAAQTLLDGGRLEVRDAVSAQLARTLLDATVAHPRPAGGPSHRDVTVVVPVRNNPFGLYRLIMSLRGMRVVVVDDGSEMPVQPDDFAGARCDVEVVRHARSKGPAAARNTGLASCATDFVAFLDSDVVPRRGWLEALLGHFCDPAVALVAPRIVGLGHSDQLVARYESVRSSLDLGEREAPVMPYGRVSYVPSAAIICRRSVLLEVGGFDETLPSGEDVDLCWRLIESGSRLRYEPIALVAHEHRTQMREWLGRKAFYGSSAAPLSIRHPDKMAPVVISAWSLLVWLLMAMGSVSGYLASLVFAGVTTRRTAKAMQNTDAGISEVMVLALRGIGAAALQLSAAVCRHYWPLALVAALLSRRCRQAILVAAVLDGVQDWITRNRSTDVEGKPIGLFAYLLLKRLDDLAYGAGLWTGVIRERTLRPLKPQIKT; encoded by the coding sequence ATGACCCAGCCGCGGTTGCCCGACGGCTTCGCGGTACAGGTCGATCGTCGGGTGCGCACACTCGCCGAGGGCTCGGCCCTGCTCGGGGGTTCACCGACCCGGCTGCTGCGCCTGGCGCCGGCGGCCCAGACCTTGCTGGACGGCGGCCGCCTCGAGGTGCGCGACGCGGTGAGCGCCCAGTTGGCCCGCACGCTGCTCGACGCCACCGTCGCTCATCCCCGCCCCGCGGGAGGTCCTTCGCATCGCGACGTCACCGTGGTTGTTCCGGTGCGCAACAACCCCTTTGGACTCTATCGGTTGATCATGTCCCTGCGCGGTATGCGGGTGGTGGTCGTCGACGACGGATCTGAGATGCCGGTTCAGCCCGACGATTTCGCCGGTGCCCGCTGTGACGTCGAGGTGGTACGCCACGCGCGCAGCAAAGGCCCGGCGGCAGCTCGTAACACCGGGCTTGCCTCTTGTGCAACAGATTTCGTTGCTTTCCTGGACTCCGATGTCGTGCCGCGGCGCGGCTGGCTCGAGGCGCTGCTAGGTCACTTCTGTGATCCCGCGGTGGCGCTGGTGGCCCCGCGCATCGTCGGGCTCGGACACAGCGATCAGCTGGTCGCCCGCTACGAGTCGGTGCGGTCGTCGCTGGACCTCGGTGAGCGCGAGGCTCCGGTGATGCCCTACGGGCGGGTGTCCTACGTGCCCAGTGCGGCGATCATCTGCCGGCGCTCGGTGCTGCTCGAGGTCGGGGGATTCGACGAGACCCTGCCCTCGGGTGAAGATGTTGACCTGTGCTGGCGGTTGATCGAGTCGGGCTCGCGGCTGCGCTACGAACCGATCGCGCTGGTCGCCCACGAGCACCGCACTCAGATGCGAGAGTGGCTGGGTCGCAAGGCGTTCTATGGCAGCTCCGCAGCTCCGTTGTCGATCCGGCACCCGGACAAGATGGCCCCGGTGGTGATTTCGGCGTGGAGCCTGCTGGTGTGGTTGCTGATGGCCATGGGCTCGGTGAGCGGCTATCTGGCCTCGCTGGTGTTCGCCGGGGTGACCACCCGCCGCACGGCCAAGGCCATGCAGAACACCGACGCAGGCATATCCGAAGTGATGGTCCTGGCTCTGCGCGGTATCGGCGCCGCCGCCCTGCAGCTGTCGGCGGCGGTCTGTCGGCATTACTGGCCGCTGGCGTTGGTGGCGGCTCTGTTGTCCCGCAGGTGCCGGCAGGCGATCCTGGTGGCGGCGGTGCTCGACGGCGTGCAGGACTGGATCACCCGCAACCGCAGCACCGACGTCGAGGGCAAACCGATCGGCCTGTTCGCCTACCTGTTGCTCAAGCGTCTCGACGATCTGGCCTACGGCGCCGGGCTGTGGACGGGTGTCATCCGCGAGCGCACGTTGCGGCCGTTGAAGCCGCAGATCAAAACCTGA
- the mftG gene encoding mycofactocin system GMC family oxidoreductase MftG, with protein MADHNTRSDVLIVGAGSAGSVLAERLSADPSCRVTVVETGPGPDEPGVRDLTRNGLQLPIGAASPLAQRYRSRLTDDPPRDADIVRGVTVGGSGAVNGGYFCRALPVDFDGPGVPGWSWSEVRPHYRAIQTDLDFPDRADGGPIAIRRTDELVGSTAAFVDAVQAAGLRWLPDLNTEPTGDNAPPGIGAVPLNIVDGVRSGPGAAFLEPAAARPNLTVLPRTRVLRVRLSGGRAVGVETAGPNGPGVLEADRVVLSAGAISSAQLLMLSGVGPAATLRRLGIAVSADLPVGQRTWDHPEWVLPTTWTVAPQRPVLEVVLVIDGLEIRPYTGGFIAMVGDGTAGRPDWPHLGVALMSPRATGHVALQSADPMVTPLIEHHYDSAGEDTAALRRGCDYAAEILGTTTPLGEPMWSTSQHLCGTAPMGLETDEYAVVDPRCRVRGIDNLWVVDGSVLPRITSRGPHATIAMIGHRAADFVSAG; from the coding sequence GTGGCCGACCACAACACCCGCAGCGACGTCCTGATCGTCGGTGCCGGCAGCGCCGGATCGGTGCTGGCCGAGCGCCTCTCGGCGGACCCGTCGTGCCGGGTCACCGTCGTCGAAACCGGCCCCGGCCCCGACGAACCGGGTGTCCGGGACCTCACCCGCAACGGACTGCAGTTGCCGATCGGCGCCGCGAGCCCGCTGGCCCAGCGCTATCGCAGCCGCCTGACCGACGACCCGCCCCGGGACGCCGACATCGTCCGCGGTGTGACGGTGGGTGGCTCCGGCGCGGTCAACGGTGGCTACTTCTGCCGGGCACTGCCCGTCGACTTCGACGGGCCTGGCGTGCCGGGCTGGTCATGGAGCGAGGTCAGACCGCACTACCGTGCCATCCAGACCGACCTGGACTTCCCCGACCGCGCCGACGGTGGTCCCATCGCCATCCGGCGCACCGACGAACTCGTCGGCAGCACAGCAGCTTTCGTCGACGCCGTCCAGGCTGCCGGACTGCGCTGGCTGCCCGACCTCAACACCGAGCCCACCGGGGACAACGCGCCACCCGGCATCGGGGCGGTGCCGCTGAACATCGTCGACGGTGTGCGCAGCGGCCCGGGCGCGGCCTTCCTGGAACCGGCCGCCGCCCGCCCCAATCTGACCGTGCTACCGCGCACCCGAGTCCTGCGCGTCAGACTGTCCGGCGGTCGCGCAGTCGGGGTCGAGACCGCCGGGCCGAACGGGCCGGGCGTGTTGGAAGCCGACCGCGTGGTCCTCTCGGCGGGTGCCATCTCCTCGGCGCAACTCCTCATGCTCTCGGGTGTCGGGCCCGCCGCGACCCTGCGCCGGCTCGGTATCGCGGTGTCGGCCGACCTGCCGGTGGGGCAACGAACCTGGGACCACCCGGAGTGGGTGCTGCCGACAACCTGGACCGTCGCGCCGCAGCGGCCGGTGCTCGAAGTGGTGCTGGTGATCGATGGCCTCGAGATTCGTCCGTACACAGGTGGTTTCATCGCCATGGTCGGTGACGGCACCGCCGGCCGTCCCGATTGGCCCCACCTCGGTGTGGCGCTGATGAGTCCCCGGGCCACCGGGCACGTCGCGCTGCAGTCGGCCGACCCGATGGTCACCCCGTTGATCGAGCACCATTACGACAGCGCGGGCGAGGACACCGCCGCGTTGCGGCGCGGCTGCGACTACGCCGCTGAGATACTAGGAACCACAACACCACTCGGTGAGCCGATGTGGTCGACCTCCCAGCATCTCTGCGGCACGGCTCCGATGGGGCTCGAGACCGACGAGTATGCCGTCGTCGATCCGCGGTGCCGAGTGCGGGGGATCGACAATCTCTGGGTGGTGGACGGTTCAGTCCTGCCGCGTATCACCAGCCGCGGCCCCCACGCGACGATCGCGATGATCGGGCACCGCGCCGCTGACTTCGTGTCGGCGGGTTAA
- a CDS encoding MFS transporter: MDTSIRPDKGTDSRLQDVSTLQRTWTLAVACLGVALVISSMIALNTALGDIAVSTSANQSQLTWVVDSYTLVLACLLLPAGAIGDRYGRRGALLIGLAIFTSASLAPIFFDSPIQIIAARAVAGAGAAFVMPATLSLLTVVYPKSERTKAVGIWAAVAGSGAVLGMLGSGVLLRFWPWQSIFWALAGAGVLLFVLTWTVSDSRDAATPPLDWPGAVLIAGAVAILVFGIVEAPQRGWSDPLVICCLAAGLALAVAFGVLEAHRIHPLLDVSLFRRADFATGAAAIAVLFLANFGFMFLVMQCTQLILGYSALQTAMALTPLVLPLAVLSVTSSWYLPRLGLRVVVFTGLLFLTAGFICLLTLRIDSSYLSLAWPLLVLSTGVGLCTAPTTSAIMNAAPDDKQGVASAVNDTVREVGAALGIALAGSVLAGQYTHRLGDQLSAFPPPVRQSAGGSLAEALAVSTRLGPAGAQLADISKSAFLHAMQSSIMVLAILVAGAAVLIGLWAPGRDGRQLRLVRRLTRRHEVSGAVPDHRDRRVGAAAGDTRQD; the protein is encoded by the coding sequence GTGGACACCTCGATCCGGCCCGACAAGGGTACCGATAGCCGACTCCAGGACGTCTCGACTCTGCAGCGAACGTGGACATTGGCCGTCGCCTGCCTGGGCGTGGCGCTGGTGATCTCCTCGATGATCGCCCTCAACACCGCGCTGGGCGACATCGCCGTGTCGACCTCGGCCAACCAGTCCCAGCTCACCTGGGTTGTCGACAGCTACACGCTGGTTCTGGCCTGCCTGCTGCTGCCGGCCGGAGCCATCGGTGACCGCTACGGCCGCCGCGGCGCTCTATTGATCGGCCTGGCCATTTTCACGTCGGCATCGCTGGCGCCGATCTTCTTCGACTCACCGATTCAGATCATCGCCGCCCGAGCGGTGGCCGGAGCCGGAGCTGCGTTCGTCATGCCGGCCACGCTGTCCCTTCTCACCGTGGTCTACCCGAAGTCGGAACGCACCAAGGCGGTTGGCATCTGGGCCGCGGTGGCCGGCAGCGGAGCGGTGCTTGGAATGTTGGGTTCCGGTGTCTTGCTGCGATTTTGGCCGTGGCAGTCGATCTTCTGGGCATTGGCAGGCGCAGGCGTGCTGCTGTTCGTGCTGACCTGGACGGTCAGCGATTCCCGCGACGCTGCGACTCCCCCGCTCGACTGGCCCGGCGCGGTACTGATCGCAGGCGCCGTCGCAATACTGGTGTTCGGCATCGTCGAGGCGCCCCAACGCGGCTGGTCGGATCCGCTGGTGATCTGCTGTCTCGCCGCGGGGCTGGCGCTTGCGGTGGCATTCGGCGTATTGGAAGCCCACCGAATACATCCGCTGCTCGATGTATCCCTTTTTCGGCGAGCCGATTTCGCGACCGGTGCGGCTGCGATCGCGGTGTTGTTCCTGGCCAACTTCGGGTTCATGTTCCTGGTCATGCAGTGCACACAGCTGATTTTGGGCTACTCGGCGTTGCAAACCGCAATGGCGCTGACCCCACTGGTACTCCCGCTGGCCGTGCTGTCCGTGACGTCGTCGTGGTACCTGCCGCGGCTGGGTTTGCGGGTGGTCGTCTTCACCGGATTGCTCTTCCTGACAGCCGGATTCATCTGTCTGTTGACTCTGCGGATCGACTCGTCCTACCTCAGCTTGGCCTGGCCGCTGCTGGTACTTTCCACTGGAGTCGGGCTGTGCACCGCCCCGACCACGTCGGCGATCATGAACGCCGCACCCGACGACAAGCAGGGTGTGGCGTCGGCGGTCAACGACACCGTCCGTGAAGTCGGTGCCGCGCTGGGTATCGCCCTGGCGGGCTCGGTGCTGGCCGGTCAATACACTCACCGCCTCGGCGACCAACTGTCGGCGTTTCCGCCGCCCGTGCGACAGTCCGCCGGTGGTTCACTGGCCGAAGCGCTGGCGGTCTCCACCCGGCTCGGGCCCGCCGGCGCCCAGCTGGCCGACATCAGCAAGTCGGCCTTCCTGCACGCAATGCAGAGCTCGATCATGGTGCTCGCGATTCTCGTCGCGGGTGCCGCCGTGCTGATCGGGTTGTGGGCCCCTGGCCGGGACGGCCGCCAACTGCGGCTCGTCCGACGGTTAACCCGCCGACACGAAGTCAGCGGCGCGGTGCCCGATCATCGCGATCGTCGCGTGGGGGCCGCGGCTGGTGATACGCGGCAGGACTGA
- a CDS encoding TetR/AcrR family transcriptional regulator, translating to MASRRSDPRPARSRARLLDAATALLRTGGPSAVTVDAVTRGANVARATLYRHFPSGNDLLAAAFHSLIPPAPMPPESGTLRERLLALLQAQADLISETPALLSATYWLALGPDMEHLPGKAGDADSPEVRTLRERVAQQYGAPFDAIFDSPDARRELGEVDRAQAIMLLIGPLVAGRISTLADFDYRECARAAVDGFLAVHRISEITSASSESAGV from the coding sequence ATGGCAAGCCGACGCAGTGACCCCAGACCTGCGCGTTCACGCGCGCGGTTACTGGACGCCGCAACGGCATTGCTGCGCACGGGCGGCCCCAGCGCGGTCACCGTAGACGCCGTAACGCGCGGCGCGAACGTCGCCAGGGCAACCCTGTACCGGCATTTCCCGAGCGGAAACGACTTGCTGGCCGCCGCGTTCCACAGCTTGATCCCGCCCGCCCCCATGCCGCCGGAATCCGGGACGTTGCGGGAGCGCCTGCTGGCACTGCTGCAGGCGCAGGCCGACCTCATCTCGGAGACCCCGGCCCTGTTGTCAGCGACCTACTGGCTGGCGCTGGGCCCGGACATGGAACACCTGCCCGGCAAGGCCGGGGACGCCGACAGCCCGGAGGTCCGCACCCTGCGGGAGCGGGTGGCCCAGCAGTACGGCGCACCGTTCGACGCGATCTTCGACAGCCCGGACGCCCGGCGTGAACTCGGCGAGGTCGACCGCGCGCAGGCCATCATGCTGTTGATCGGCCCGCTGGTTGCCGGCCGGATCAGTACGCTCGCCGACTTCGACTACCGCGAGTGCGCCCGCGCCGCGGTGGACGGCTTTCTGGCCGTCCACCGGATCAGTGAAATCACTTCAGCGAGTAGCGAATCGGCAGGCGTTTGA
- a CDS encoding cytochrome P450, whose product MTPRIMDKAARVLASPLGYTDETRMHASLAHLRAHAPVSWVEAEGYRPFWAITKHADIMDIERQNDLFTNDPRPLLAIAEADDVLRAQMEAGIGLRTLIHMDDPLHRDMRKIGADWFRPKAMRALKTRCDELAKIYVDKMLEQGPELDFVQEIAVNYPLYIILSLLGLPESDFPRMLKLTQEMFGGDDEEFQRGGKTDDMLAVLLDFFNYFNALTASRRENPTEDLSSAIANATINGEPLSDMDTASYYVIVASAGHDTTSAGIAGGLLELIRNQDELERLQNDPGLMGTAVEEMIRCVVPVKEFMRTAQADTEVRGVPIAKGEAVLLSYVSANRDEEVFADPMRFDVGRDPNKHLSFGYGVHFCLGAALARMEMNSFFTELVPRIKSIELAGDPELMATTFVGGLKRLPIRYSLK is encoded by the coding sequence ATGACCCCACGGATCATGGACAAGGCGGCCCGGGTTCTGGCCAGTCCGCTGGGCTACACCGATGAGACGCGGATGCACGCCTCGCTTGCTCACCTGCGTGCACATGCCCCCGTGTCGTGGGTCGAGGCCGAGGGATACCGGCCGTTCTGGGCGATCACCAAGCACGCCGACATCATGGACATCGAGCGTCAGAACGACCTGTTCACCAACGATCCGCGGCCACTGCTGGCGATCGCCGAAGCCGACGACGTACTGCGCGCGCAGATGGAAGCCGGGATCGGCCTGCGCACGCTGATTCACATGGACGATCCGCTGCACCGCGACATGCGCAAGATCGGCGCCGACTGGTTCCGCCCGAAAGCCATGCGCGCGTTGAAGACCCGCTGCGACGAGCTGGCCAAGATCTATGTCGACAAGATGCTCGAGCAGGGGCCCGAGCTCGACTTCGTGCAGGAGATCGCGGTCAACTACCCGCTCTACATCATCCTGTCGCTGCTGGGCCTGCCGGAATCGGACTTTCCGCGGATGCTCAAGCTCACCCAGGAGATGTTCGGTGGCGACGACGAGGAGTTCCAACGCGGCGGCAAGACCGACGACATGCTTGCGGTGCTGTTGGACTTCTTCAACTACTTCAACGCGTTGACCGCGTCGCGCCGCGAAAACCCCACCGAGGATCTCAGCTCGGCGATCGCGAACGCCACGATCAACGGAGAACCGTTGTCCGACATGGACACCGCTTCGTATTACGTGATCGTCGCCAGCGCCGGCCACGACACCACCAGTGCCGGAATCGCGGGCGGTCTACTGGAACTCATCCGCAACCAGGACGAGCTCGAGCGGCTGCAGAATGATCCGGGCCTGATGGGCACCGCGGTCGAAGAGATGATCCGCTGCGTCGTGCCGGTCAAGGAGTTCATGCGCACCGCCCAGGCCGACACCGAGGTGCGCGGTGTCCCCATCGCCAAGGGCGAAGCCGTGCTGCTGTCCTACGTATCGGCCAACCGCGACGAAGAGGTCTTCGCCGACCCGATGCGCTTCGACGTCGGACGCGACCCCAACAAGCACCTGTCCTTCGGCTACGGCGTGCACTTCTGCCTGGGTGCCGCCCTGGCCCGCATGGAGATGAACAGCTTCTTCACCGAACTGGTCCCGCGTATCAAGTCCATCGAACTCGCCGGCGACCCCGAACTGATGGCCACCACCTTCGTCGGTGGCCTCAAACGCCTGCCGATTCGCTACTCGCTGAAGTGA